One window of Caldanaerovirga acetigignens genomic DNA carries:
- a CDS encoding DUF2508 family protein, whose product MKMEDIARFFSELSSFLLEDQDGTVKPQEFSLSDEVKKAHEELLTAEKYFQCVTDPDLVDHAIYTMEAARRKFIYLLKKAREQGITSGKQ is encoded by the coding sequence TTGAAGATGGAGGATATTGCCAGATTTTTTTCGGAACTCTCATCTTTTTTGCTAGAAGACCAGGATGGCACCGTAAAGCCCCAGGAGTTTTCTCTGAGCGACGAAGTTAAAAAAGCCCATGAGGAGCTTTTGACAGCGGAAAAATATTTCCAGTGTGTGACGGACCCGGACCTGGTGGACCATGCTATTTATACAATGGAGGCGGCAAGGAGAAAATTCATTTACCTTTTAAAAAAAGCACGGGAACAGGGCATAACCTCTGGGAAACAGTAA
- the porA gene encoding pyruvate ferredoxin oxidoreductase: MKTKVALTGNEAVAQAMKQINPDVVAAYPITPQTEIVQIFSSFVANGEVDTEFVAVESEHSAMSAAIGAAAGGARAMTATSSQGLALMFEVVYIAASMRLPIVFPVVNRALSGPINIHCDHSDAMGLRDSGVIQLFSENAQEAYDNMIQAVRIAEHPDVRLPVMVNMDGFITSHAMDVLEVLDDETVKNFVGTYVPDDYLLDAQNPISMGNFDMYDFYFEHKRQQVEAMKAAKEVIKEVGKEFAKISGREYGLIESYKLDDADVAVVVLNSAAGTAKGVADELRAKGIKAGVLKPRVYRPFPQEEIREALKAVKAVAVMDRAETFSTCGGPMFADIRNTLYDLKNDIKVVNYVYGLGGRDLRLEHVQQVFEDLENIRKTGRVDETVKYLGLRE; this comes from the coding sequence ATGAAAACTAAGGTGGCTCTTACCGGAAACGAAGCGGTAGCACAGGCGATGAAACAAATAAACCCAGACGTTGTGGCTGCGTATCCGATCACACCTCAGACCGAAATCGTGCAGATCTTTTCATCCTTTGTAGCCAACGGCGAAGTTGACACCGAGTTCGTGGCTGTCGAAAGCGAACACAGCGCAATGAGTGCCGCTATAGGTGCGGCAGCCGGCGGAGCAAGGGCCATGACCGCCACTTCCAGCCAGGGCCTTGCGCTTATGTTCGAAGTGGTTTATATCGCCGCTTCCATGAGGCTTCCCATCGTGTTCCCGGTGGTAAACCGAGCGTTGAGCGGTCCCATAAACATCCACTGCGACCACAGCGACGCTATGGGACTCAGGGATTCTGGGGTAATACAGCTCTTTTCCGAGAACGCCCAGGAAGCTTACGACAACATGATTCAGGCCGTGCGCATAGCGGAGCACCCGGATGTGCGCCTGCCTGTAATGGTAAATATGGACGGCTTTATCACCAGCCACGCCATGGACGTGCTGGAGGTATTAGATGACGAGACCGTGAAAAATTTCGTGGGAACTTATGTCCCGGACGATTACCTGCTGGATGCGCAAAACCCCATTTCGATGGGCAACTTTGACATGTACGACTTTTACTTCGAACACAAACGTCAGCAGGTTGAAGCCATGAAGGCGGCAAAGGAAGTAATAAAAGAAGTAGGCAAAGAATTTGCGAAAATTTCCGGAAGGGAATACGGTCTCATCGAGTCGTATAAATTAGACGATGCCGATGTGGCGGTAGTTGTGCTCAATTCCGCGGCAGGAACTGCAAAGGGAGTGGCAGACGAGCTAAGGGCCAAAGGTATTAAAGCTGGAGTCTTGAAGCCAAGAGTCTACAGGCCGTTCCCCCAGGAAGAGATCCGCGAAGCCTTAAAAGCAGTCAAGGCCGTAGCCGTTATGGACAGAGCCGAAACCTTTTCGACCTGTGGAGGTCCCATGTTTGCCGATATCCGCAATACTCTATATGATCTGAAGAACGATATAAAGGTGGTAAACTACGTATACGGACTGGGCGGCAGGGATCTGAGACTCGAGCATGTTCAGCAGGTTTTCGAGGACCTTGAGAACATCAGGAAGACCGGCAGGGTCGACGAGACCGTAAAATACCTGGGTCTGAGAGAATAG
- a CDS encoding thiamine pyrophosphate-dependent enzyme, translating to MMATLKELSKVEERFVGGHRLCAGCGHGITVRMILNAAEGSNVVVGCATGCLEVASTIYPYTAWKCSFIHNAFENAGATVSGVEAAYRALKKKGKVKEDFKFIAFGGDGGTYDIGLQSLSGAMERGHNIVYVCLDNEAYMNTGIQRSSATPIGADTTTSPAGKVIPGKQQPRKDLTAIMAAHNIPYVAQTAINNWQDVHKKAKKALEVEGPAFINVLSPCPRGWRYNTPDIVEITKLAVETRFWPLFEVENGKWKLNYKPKKYVPIEEFLKPQGRFRHLFKPGNEHLIKAIQEEVDSRWLALLERCGETPELPPR from the coding sequence GTGATGGCGACTTTGAAGGAACTTTCCAAGGTTGAAGAAAGATTCGTTGGAGGCCACAGGCTATGCGCCGGTTGCGGCCACGGCATAACGGTCAGGATGATATTAAATGCGGCGGAAGGCTCCAACGTGGTAGTGGGATGCGCGACGGGCTGCCTGGAGGTAGCCAGCACCATTTATCCCTATACCGCTTGGAAATGCTCCTTTATCCACAATGCCTTTGAGAACGCAGGTGCGACCGTCAGCGGAGTGGAAGCTGCATACAGGGCTTTGAAGAAAAAGGGCAAGGTGAAGGAAGATTTTAAATTCATAGCGTTCGGCGGCGACGGCGGAACTTACGACATAGGGCTTCAATCCCTCTCAGGTGCCATGGAAAGAGGCCACAATATAGTTTACGTTTGTTTGGACAACGAAGCTTACATGAATACCGGTATCCAGCGCTCCAGCGCTACGCCAATAGGAGCCGATACCACCACGAGCCCGGCGGGCAAAGTGATCCCCGGCAAACAACAGCCAAGGAAGGACCTGACGGCTATAATGGCGGCCCACAACATCCCCTATGTCGCCCAGACGGCGATAAACAACTGGCAGGATGTCCACAAGAAGGCCAAAAAAGCACTGGAAGTGGAAGGTCCGGCTTTCATAAACGTGCTTTCACCGTGCCCGCGCGGATGGCGCTATAACACCCCAGACATTGTGGAAATAACGAAACTTGCTGTAGAAACCAGGTTCTGGCCGCTTTTCGAAGTTGAAAACGGCAAGTGGAAGCTGAATTACAAGCCCAAAAAATACGTGCCGATAGAGGAGTTCCTAAAACCCCAGGGCAGGTTCAGGCACCTTTTCAAGCCCGGCAACGAACACCTCATCAAGGCTATCCAGGAAGAAGTGGACAGCAGATGGCTGGCGCTCCTCGAGCGCTGCGGCGAGACTCCTGAACTTCCTCCGAGGTAA
- a CDS encoding Fur family transcriptional regulator produces the protein MQGKEQKRPLRNSKQRAIILEVLKSTKTHPTADWIYEKVRKKIPNISLGTVYRNLSVLKEMGKIMELNCGEKCSRYDGNPENHYHFVCLRCGRVFDVEGIDVNRKIDEEVSAKNGWEVFYHRTEFYGLCGECSKKNN, from the coding sequence ATGCAGGGCAAAGAGCAAAAAAGGCCATTGAGAAATAGCAAGCAAAGGGCGATTATCCTGGAAGTTCTTAAAAGCACGAAGACTCATCCCACAGCCGATTGGATATACGAGAAGGTCAGAAAAAAAATACCAAACATCAGCCTAGGGACAGTGTACAGGAACCTGTCGGTGCTCAAAGAAATGGGGAAGATAATGGAATTAAATTGCGGCGAAAAGTGCAGCAGGTATGACGGAAATCCTGAAAATCACTATCATTTTGTATGCTTGAGATGCGGTCGGGTTTTCGATGTGGAAGGTATTGATGTGAACCGAAAAATAGACGAGGAAGTGTCTGCGAAAAACGGATGGGAGGTTTTCTACCATAGGACGGAGTTTTACGGATTATGCGGGGAATGCAGCAAAAAGAACAATTAG
- a CDS encoding YbaB/EbfC family nucleoid-associated protein, protein MKNFGGMGNVNKLMKQVQKMQEEMAKLQEELKERTVEATAGGGAVKVVANGRKELVEVKIKPEVVDPEDVEMLEDLILAAVNEALQKAEEMVTSEMAKLTGGLNIPGLF, encoded by the coding sequence ATGAAAAATTTCGGCGGTATGGGAAATGTAAATAAGTTGATGAAGCAAGTCCAAAAGATGCAAGAAGAGATGGCAAAGCTCCAGGAGGAACTCAAAGAAAGGACCGTAGAAGCGACAGCAGGCGGTGGCGCAGTAAAGGTGGTGGCCAATGGCAGAAAAGAACTTGTGGAAGTAAAGATTAAGCCGGAGGTAGTGGACCCGGAGGATGTGGAGATGTTGGAAGATTTGATCCTTGCTGCTGTCAACGAAGCCCTGCAGAAAGCTGAAGAAATGGTGACGAGCGAAATGGCAAAACTCACCGGAGGCCTCAATATACCGGGGCTCTTTTAG
- the accB gene encoding acetyl-CoA carboxylase biotin carboxyl carrier protein — protein MNKVRITDVTLRDGHQSLWATRMTLSDMLPILEKIDSVGYHSLEVWGGATFDVCLRYLDEDPWERLKTIKKYVKKTPLQMLLRGQSLVGYRHYPDDVVEAFIGKAVENGIDIIRIFDALNDLRNMEFPIKIAKREGAHVQGTVVYTISPVHTIDHYLEVALELEKMGVDSICIKDMAGLLSPFVAYDLIKLFKERLRLPVQLHSHYIGGLALGAYLEAVRAGVDVVDTATTPLAFGASLPPVETLVRSLSGTQWDTGLDIHLLFEIAEYFDELRRKLGFERGVTRLTDMGVFEHQVPGGMISNLVSQLKEQKAEHRLKEVLEEIPKVRAELGYPPLVTPTSQIVGIQAVLNVLIGERYKIIPEEVKNYVKGFYGRPPAEIDEKVRKKVIGDEKTITGRPADYLEPGMEKARAEIEGLALSEEDVISYALFPQVAKKFMEKRKEGKLMPGGGRQNINAEKREREVEEEGMDLKKITELIKTLEQTGITELSIESEGVKLNIKRGNITQSQSVKEVALEEKPEKVQHSGSPANIVEVKSPMVGTFYRAPAPDAPPFVEVGSKVKPGQTLCIIEAMKLMNEITSDVAGRVVEILVENGHPVEYGQTLFRLERE, from the coding sequence GTGAACAAGGTCAGAATTACTGATGTGACCTTGAGAGACGGGCATCAGAGTTTGTGGGCGACAAGGATGACTTTAAGCGACATGCTTCCCATACTCGAAAAAATAGACAGCGTAGGATACCACTCCTTAGAAGTATGGGGAGGTGCGACTTTCGATGTATGCCTTCGGTATCTAGATGAGGACCCATGGGAGCGCCTGAAGACGATCAAAAAATACGTCAAAAAGACTCCCCTCCAGATGCTGTTAAGGGGCCAGTCACTGGTGGGATACAGGCACTATCCGGACGATGTGGTGGAAGCATTCATTGGAAAGGCTGTAGAAAACGGAATAGACATCATTCGAATCTTTGATGCACTAAACGACTTGAGAAATATGGAATTTCCGATAAAAATCGCAAAAAGAGAAGGAGCCCACGTCCAAGGGACGGTGGTGTACACCATAAGCCCCGTGCATACCATCGACCATTATTTGGAGGTAGCCTTAGAACTGGAGAAAATGGGTGTTGATTCGATATGCATAAAGGACATGGCTGGCCTTCTTTCGCCATTTGTGGCTTATGACCTCATCAAGCTTTTCAAGGAAAGGCTAAGGCTGCCTGTGCAGCTCCACAGCCACTACATCGGAGGGCTTGCTTTGGGCGCTTACCTTGAAGCTGTGAGGGCGGGCGTCGACGTTGTGGATACTGCAACTACTCCTCTTGCCTTTGGTGCTTCGCTGCCGCCGGTGGAGACTTTAGTGAGGTCTCTCTCGGGGACCCAATGGGACACAGGGCTTGACATACATCTTTTGTTTGAGATAGCCGAATATTTTGATGAACTTCGCCGTAAGCTTGGATTTGAACGTGGAGTAACTCGCCTTACCGACATGGGGGTTTTCGAACATCAGGTTCCCGGCGGGATGATTTCAAACCTGGTGAGCCAGCTTAAGGAACAGAAGGCCGAACACCGCCTAAAAGAGGTGTTGGAGGAGATACCTAAGGTCAGGGCCGAACTGGGGTATCCGCCGCTTGTTACTCCTACAAGCCAGATAGTGGGAATCCAGGCTGTGTTAAATGTATTGATAGGTGAAAGATATAAGATAATTCCGGAAGAAGTGAAAAATTATGTGAAGGGTTTTTACGGCAGGCCCCCTGCTGAAATTGATGAAAAGGTCAGGAAAAAGGTTATAGGGGACGAAAAAACTATAACAGGCAGGCCCGCCGATTATTTGGAACCCGGTATGGAAAAAGCAAGGGCTGAGATAGAAGGACTTGCATTGAGCGAAGAGGATGTTATTTCTTATGCCCTCTTTCCTCAGGTGGCTAAGAAATTCATGGAAAAGCGAAAGGAAGGCAAACTCATGCCTGGAGGAGGGCGTCAAAACATAAATGCTGAAAAAAGAGAAAGGGAGGTTGAAGAAGAAGGTATGGACCTCAAAAAAATCACTGAATTAATAAAGACCTTAGAACAGACGGGTATAACGGAACTCAGCATAGAGAGCGAAGGAGTAAAACTAAATATTAAAAGGGGAAATATCACCCAAAGTCAAAGTGTAAAAGAAGTGGCTTTGGAGGAAAAACCTGAGAAAGTGCAGCATTCAGGGAGCCCTGCTAATATAGTAGAAGTAAAATCGCCAATGGTGGGAACCTTTTACCGGGCACCAGCCCCTGATGCGCCGCCTTTCGTGGAAGTTGGGAGCAAGGTAAAGCCGGGACAGACTTTATGCATAATCGAAGCCATGAAGTTAATGAACGAGATAACTTCTGATGTAGCCGGGAGGGTAGTGGAAATACTGGTGGAAAACGGCCACCCGGTGGAATATGGTCAAACACTTTTCAGGCTAGAAAGGGAGTAG
- the recR gene encoding recombination mediator RecR — translation MAYYAQPIARLIDELSRLPGIGPKTAQRLTFYILKMSKERVANLVQAITNAKESIVYCSVCGNFTDVDPCSICSASHRDKTTIMVVEEPKDVVAVEKTRDYKGLYHVLHGVISPLEGIGPDDIRIKELLARVPSGVKEVIIATNPDVEGEATALYIARLLKPLGLKVTRIAHGLPVGGDLDYADEITLAKALEGRREI, via the coding sequence ATGGCGTATTACGCACAGCCTATAGCCCGGCTTATAGATGAACTCTCGCGACTGCCAGGCATAGGGCCTAAGACGGCTCAGAGGCTTACTTTTTACATACTGAAGATGTCGAAAGAAAGGGTGGCAAACCTCGTCCAGGCTATAACCAACGCAAAAGAATCCATAGTATACTGTTCTGTCTGTGGGAATTTTACCGATGTAGACCCATGCAGTATATGCAGCGCCTCGCACAGGGATAAGACTACAATAATGGTGGTGGAAGAGCCCAAGGACGTGGTGGCGGTGGAAAAAACGAGGGACTACAAAGGGCTGTATCACGTGTTGCACGGCGTCATATCACCCCTTGAGGGTATAGGTCCTGATGATATAAGGATAAAGGAGCTTCTTGCCAGGGTTCCCTCCGGTGTAAAGGAGGTAATAATTGCTACCAACCCTGATGTGGAAGGCGAGGCAACGGCGCTTTATATTGCAAGGCTTTTAAAACCCCTGGGGCTCAAAGTTACGCGCATAGCCCACGGCCTGCCGGTGGGCGGGGACCTTGACTATGCAGACGAGATAACCCTTGCGAAAGCGCTGGAAGGTAGAAGGGAAATATAG
- a CDS encoding 2-oxoacid:acceptor oxidoreductase family protein: MAKVLEIRWHARGGQGAKTAALMLAESVAEMGKYVQGFPEYGPERMGAPIQAFNRISDEPIYIHSNVVNPDIVIVLDPTLIGKANIIDGVPEDGIYIINTTKAPSEVREMLGIKGGRIYTVDANQISLETIGRPIPNTPMMGAFIRATGVIPFDEFMARMREQLAKKFKSKPEVIEGNLKAIERAHQEVKGE; encoded by the coding sequence ATGGCTAAGGTGCTGGAGATCCGCTGGCATGCCAGGGGCGGCCAGGGGGCAAAGACGGCGGCTCTGATGCTGGCCGAGTCGGTGGCCGAGATGGGGAAGTACGTCCAGGGCTTTCCCGAGTATGGGCCGGAGAGGATGGGTGCTCCAATCCAGGCTTTTAACAGGATAAGCGATGAGCCGATTTACATCCACTCCAATGTGGTGAACCCCGATATTGTTATAGTGCTCGACCCGACGCTGATAGGTAAGGCCAATATAATCGACGGGGTGCCAGAAGACGGAATTTACATCATAAACACCACGAAGGCGCCATCGGAAGTGCGGGAGATGTTAGGTATCAAGGGAGGCCGGATATATACCGTAGATGCCAACCAGATATCGCTTGAGACGATAGGAAGGCCGATTCCCAATACTCCGATGATGGGGGCTTTTATCAGGGCAACGGGTGTAATACCCTTCGACGAATTTATGGCTCGCATGAGGGAGCAGTTGGCAAAGAAGTTTAAATCAAAGCCCGAAGTTATCGAGGGCAACTTAAAGGCTATCGAGAGGGCTCACCAGGAGGTGAAGGGCGAATGA
- a CDS encoding LysE family transporter, translating into MAKSGIIPRIADDGTVIKKGNVENPANIITLIIYFQEVIKMPNFIAFLSYALINTFTPGPNNILSMTFATNMGFKKTFKFILGVAAGFTVVMIICNYFNLFLFSAVPITGEIMKIFGAIYIIYLAVKILRSNSDENNSLMEKSSSFGAGLLLQFFNPKVILYGITVTSSFITPYYKSNLSIILFSLFLAFLSFLSTCSWALFGTAFQRILKRHHAAFNALMAILLLYTAFSILKS; encoded by the coding sequence TTGGCAAAAAGTGGGATTATCCCCAGGATCGCCGATGACGGAACTGTAATAAAAAAAGGAAACGTGGAAAATCCGGCGAATATTATAACGTTGATTATTTATTTTCAGGAGGTCATTAAAATGCCTAATTTCATTGCCTTTTTATCCTACGCCCTCATAAACACCTTTACTCCGGGGCCGAACAATATCTTATCGATGACTTTCGCGACAAATATGGGGTTCAAAAAAACCTTCAAGTTCATTTTGGGAGTAGCCGCCGGATTCACGGTGGTAATGATAATTTGCAACTACTTTAACCTCTTCCTTTTTTCTGCCGTACCTATTACGGGGGAAATTATGAAAATTTTCGGTGCAATATATATAATTTATCTTGCGGTGAAGATATTAAGAAGCAATTCGGATGAAAATAATTCACTTATGGAAAAAAGCAGTTCCTTTGGCGCGGGTCTCCTGCTACAATTTTTCAACCCCAAAGTCATCCTCTACGGTATAACCGTAACCTCGAGTTTCATAACGCCTTACTACAAATCGAATCTTTCGATCATATTGTTTTCCCTTTTTCTTGCATTTCTGAGCTTTCTTTCGACATGTTCCTGGGCCTTATTCGGCACTGCATTCCAACGAATACTTAAAAGGCACCATGCCGCATTTAATGCGTTAATGGCAATTCTCCTGCTTTACACCGCTTTTTCCATCTTAAAATCTTAG
- the accC gene encoding acetyl-CoA carboxylase biotin carboxylase subunit has product MFKKVLIANRGEIAVRIIRACKELGIKTVAVYSEADKDSLHVKLADESVCIGPPSAAQSYLNIQNIIAAAKIKKADAIHPGYGFLAENAYFAEMCATCGIAFIGPSSHCIQIMGDKASAKVEMEKAGIPVVPGSGGIIEEEDHALSVASKIGYPVIIKATAGGGGRGMRIAQNPEELRKSVALARQEAEAAFGNPQIYLEKYIEEPRHIEIQILGDMHGNVIHLYERDCSIQRRHQKVLEEAPSPALSPELREKIGNDAVKAAKLMGYYSAGTIEFLLDKNGNYYFIEMNTRIQVEHGVTEMVTGIDLVKQQILIAAGEKLKIKQEDVKLNGHAIECRINAEDPMRNFVPTPGKVQFYHAPGGFGIRVDTAVYTGYVVPPFYDSMIAKIIAWAPSRDEAILRMKRALEELKIEGISTNISFHLKIMDNAFFRRGEVYTNFIQRRLFI; this is encoded by the coding sequence ATGTTTAAAAAGGTACTCATTGCTAACAGAGGAGAGATTGCGGTAAGAATAATACGGGCATGCAAAGAATTAGGCATCAAAACGGTGGCGGTATATTCGGAGGCAGACAAGGACAGCCTTCATGTTAAACTGGCCGATGAAAGTGTGTGCATAGGGCCTCCTTCTGCTGCACAAAGCTACCTCAATATACAGAATATAATAGCGGCTGCAAAGATAAAAAAAGCCGATGCAATACATCCGGGATATGGTTTTTTGGCTGAAAATGCATATTTTGCAGAAATGTGTGCGACATGCGGGATTGCTTTTATAGGGCCTTCATCCCATTGTATACAGATTATGGGCGACAAAGCTTCGGCTAAAGTGGAAATGGAAAAGGCCGGAATTCCGGTGGTGCCCGGTTCTGGAGGAATCATAGAAGAAGAAGACCATGCACTATCAGTGGCAAGCAAGATAGGGTATCCTGTCATAATAAAGGCCACCGCTGGAGGAGGAGGAAGGGGCATGCGGATTGCTCAAAACCCGGAAGAGCTTAGGAAGTCCGTTGCCCTTGCCAGGCAGGAAGCGGAAGCGGCCTTTGGTAACCCGCAGATTTACCTGGAGAAGTACATCGAGGAGCCAAGACACATTGAAATCCAGATTTTGGGTGATATGCACGGCAATGTTATTCACCTTTATGAGAGGGACTGTTCCATACAAAGGCGGCACCAGAAAGTACTAGAAGAAGCGCCGTCACCGGCCCTTTCTCCTGAATTAAGAGAAAAAATCGGGAATGATGCCGTAAAAGCCGCAAAACTTATGGGTTATTACAGTGCCGGCACCATTGAGTTTCTTCTGGATAAAAACGGAAATTACTATTTCATAGAGATGAATACCAGGATTCAGGTAGAACACGGAGTAACGGAGATGGTTACAGGAATAGACCTCGTAAAACAGCAGATACTAATAGCAGCGGGGGAAAAATTAAAAATAAAACAGGAAGATGTAAAGTTAAACGGCCACGCTATTGAATGCCGCATAAATGCTGAAGACCCTATGAGAAATTTTGTTCCAACGCCGGGCAAGGTCCAGTTTTACCATGCTCCGGGTGGGTTTGGTATTAGGGTTGACACGGCCGTATATACCGGCTATGTCGTCCCTCCTTTTTACGACTCTATGATAGCTAAGATTATAGCCTGGGCGCCTTCGCGCGATGAAGCGATCTTGCGAATGAAGAGGGCTCTAGAAGAGTTGAAAATAGAAGGTATATCCACCAATATTTCTTTCCACCTTAAAATAATGGACAACGCCTTTTTCCGGCGGGGCGAAGTATATACGAATTTTATTCAGAGGAGGCTCTTTATATAG
- a CDS encoding patatin-like phospholipase family protein: MEKTKKYRFGLVLSGGGFRGAVHLGVLKALQESGIYPEIVAGTSAGSIAAAFYACGVNIDWFAKEVKCLKPWKVLDPAFPLATILAFLYRFWLSKPTALSKWPDGLFKGDKIEHWLDDLFTGKTFDELKIPLSVVSVDVESSETVVFCPQKNIPREGLRNTVFISDVPVSSAVRASISLPGIFVPKRIKSRKLVDGGVKNNVPVDVAFHQGAAKVVAVDLAKSKGKRKINSIIDVLMASVDIMGAEIDYCIHKDYPALYLYPEVQGIGYDDFYMIPELIKLGEEFAKRKMKKIEEYLNS, translated from the coding sequence ATGGAAAAAACTAAGAAGTACCGGTTCGGCTTAGTTCTAAGTGGAGGGGGATTCAGGGGGGCGGTGCACCTTGGGGTATTAAAAGCACTCCAAGAAAGCGGGATATATCCTGAAATTGTTGCCGGGACCAGCGCGGGCAGTATAGCGGCGGCGTTTTACGCCTGCGGAGTGAATATAGATTGGTTTGCGAAGGAAGTAAAATGCTTAAAACCCTGGAAAGTCTTGGACCCGGCTTTTCCGCTGGCTACGATACTGGCCTTTTTATACCGTTTTTGGCTGAGCAAGCCGACCGCTTTATCGAAATGGCCCGATGGGTTGTTTAAGGGAGACAAAATCGAGCATTGGCTGGACGACCTTTTTACTGGGAAAACTTTTGATGAACTTAAGATTCCGCTTTCTGTGGTCAGCGTGGATGTGGAAAGCTCAGAGACGGTGGTGTTTTGCCCGCAAAAAAATATCCCTCGAGAGGGATTGAGAAATACCGTTTTTATAAGCGACGTTCCGGTATCAAGTGCCGTAAGGGCTAGCATATCTCTTCCCGGGATTTTTGTCCCTAAAAGGATAAAAAGCAGGAAGCTTGTAGATGGTGGCGTTAAAAATAACGTACCGGTTGACGTGGCCTTTCACCAGGGGGCTGCGAAAGTCGTGGCCGTGGATTTAGCAAAAAGCAAAGGAAAGCGAAAGATAAATTCCATAATAGATGTGCTTATGGCTTCTGTTGACATTATGGGCGCCGAAATCGATTATTGCATCCACAAAGATTACCCTGCCCTTTACCTTTATCCAGAAGTGCAGGGTATAGGTTACGATGACTTTTACATGATTCCAGAGCTGATAAAATTGGGGGAAGAATTCGCAAAACGAAAAATGAAAAAGATAGAAGAGTATCTTAACAGTTAA
- a CDS encoding pro-sigmaK processing inhibitor BofA family protein → MNQIDLWAILAYAFGLLMLYAIGRMLLGPIRLVLKLVYNAVVGGLVLVLLNFIGSYVGLHIAINPINALIVGLLGIPGVVLLIALKNIL, encoded by the coding sequence GTGAATCAAATTGACTTATGGGCGATTCTGGCCTATGCGTTTGGGCTTTTGATGCTCTACGCCATAGGCAGGATGCTTTTAGGGCCAATAAGGCTGGTATTAAAGTTGGTTTACAATGCAGTAGTAGGTGGCCTTGTACTGGTCCTCCTGAACTTTATAGGAAGTTACGTGGGACTTCACATTGCTATAAATCCGATCAACGCGTTAATTGTTGGTTTATTAGGAATTCCCGGGGTGGTGCTTTTGATTGCGCTGAAAAATATCCTATAA
- a CDS encoding RCKP-type rubredoxin-like domain-containing protein has protein sequence MAVWKCSICGCEKEGRCKPKKCPQCEAKDTFVKVEDPKEEK, from the coding sequence ATGGCCGTTTGGAAATGCAGCATTTGCGGGTGCGAAAAAGAAGGCCGCTGCAAACCGAAAAAATGCCCGCAGTGCGAAGCAAAGGATACTTTTGTAAAGGTTGAAGATCCCAAGGAGGAAAAATGA
- a CDS encoding 4Fe-4S binding protein, producing MTQYGPLNRNLGSGTRTKAVRSDMKWHELTRAGNIYEPGNANSYETGDWRSIRPVWNKERCIHCLFCWRYCPDASVIAKDGKFETFDYKHCKGCGICAKVCPVNAIDMVSEDEIEKVKEANKDEN from the coding sequence ATGACTCAATACGGTCCGTTGAACAGGAATCTAGGTTCTGGCACGAGGACAAAAGCGGTGCGCTCCGATATGAAATGGCACGAACTCACCAGGGCGGGCAACATATATGAACCGGGTAATGCCAATAGTTACGAGACCGGCGACTGGAGGTCGATAAGGCCCGTATGGAATAAGGAGCGCTGCATACACTGCCTCTTCTGCTGGAGATACTGCCCCGATGCTTCCGTCATTGCAAAGGACGGCAAGTTCGAGACCTTCGACTATAAACACTGCAAGGGTTGCGGTATATGTGCAAAAGTTTGCCCAGTCAATGCGATAGATATGGTCTCCGAGGATGAGATAGAAAAGGTAAAGGAGGCGAACAAGGATGAAAACTAA